AACTTTGCTTTTATATGTAGCAATTATAGTAtgtcaattataattaatttgttcaaaTCAGATAGTATGAGCAGCATAAAATAATGCTTGATATTAAAAGTATCAGTAgaagtagaaatatttataacagtgtaatattaatacttaTGCTGCTTAAACTACTTTGGATATAAAGCCtgatatattcttataaagatcgagaataaattaaaattattattaaaaaaaaaatgtatcgtaaacatatgatgttatactagtaaacaataacaattaatattttattgtcatgaatttgaaaaaatcattaaaacaGTTGCGTTTGTTCGGATGAGAGTACTGAAATAGCATTTAGTTATAGTCTGTGATTGGCAGTCACTCGGTTGTAATAAAGAATGATTCATTTTAGAAACTAACATTAAATTACatgtaatactaaataacatCACTGCAGTTCCATGCTGACATTAAGTTGAATTTGAATATAACTTCATCGACAAACACTTTCTAAATATGCTCTAGGAAATATTAGCTACATATACAAAGTTCAGAAGAATGTAAAACATAATAATGGcaataattatgataaaacaattttctttatgaCATTAATAATCTTATCCAGAAAAGAATGAAGTGCCAGcagatataattgaaaaaataagtataaagaatggttttatttattttaagcaTTCTAAATAAGATAGTTTGCTACTCGAAAATTATATGATTCCTAATATAAATTCCTTCAATGTAAATACTTCTGTACTCTATGCATACAATAATACATCAGAGATATTTTGGACAATAATTTACTGCATTgaatataattactatatttagATTTCATGCTGCTGTATATATAGGATAAGATATATCATTCCAGAAATGGAGATATGTAGAATAGGATATTTCGTTCCAGAAATTCGCTATACAAGTTTGTGTGCAATGATtgtatagatattataaattccgctaaacttttcctttttatagcAAATACCGCTTTAGAAAAAGCATTGTCATTAGATTTCCTTAAACAATTTCTCTAGGTTCttccaatataaaatttatggaacAATGCCAGAAACCTTTACATTTAGATTGTTAAACTAGTAGAAACTATTActaaattaagaaacaaatattttacgtcaACGTacgtatcaaataatttttctgaaaactGCTGAAAATCCATAAATCgcatttttatagttttacaaCAAACGGGAAAATGTGTTTTAcgtaacataaattaaatatactgccttttttcatattaatgttattattacatCACCCAAGGTAAAGAAAGTTTTACCGTCTTATCTTTATTCTAGCATTAATTATAActttaaaatgcaattttttttttttaatcattattgtttataaccataaaatatcaagattTTTCAATTGATGTTAGTTAAAGGACATAACATGGAGGACTTCAAATAAAAACTAAGGAATGatactattttataataaaagagaattgtatttataaatgctAAATGaaagtttctgaaaattttgttcaaataaCATTCCTATAAAACGCTTTAAATTCATAAtactttgtattaaattttaatgcacatctaaaataattacaaaagtatataatgtttctacatattgtatattttttaactatgaaagaaagaaaggcatgaaatgtatatatgtattgacTTCAACAAAGTTATAAATTACACAGCGGTTCTGACATTATTGccattcttaaaataaaagttcttcATTcgtatgataatatttaatacatttggTAATCGATGTAAAATTAAGGTGCTTCAAGTAAGTGCCTAatgtcatatatattttaattaaattcgagcTCTTAATTTTCGTATCTTGGATATACTACGGGCAGTGACTATAGCATCTTTGTAAAAGAACTTGTTTCGCAtatagttaatattaaatcattGGTGATTATGAGAATTCAATTAAGCTTAGTGTACAAATAGCATTATGTATGGCACAAGGTACAGATCAATATTCATTATAGTATTGAAAGGTATTGCCAATGTTTTTCTTCATTCACGCGTACTTATGATATGAAAAAGGATCATCaagaatgtatataattaGTAACAGGTGTAAGGTATGCAtgttgttttataatattcagaaAGTATACAACTAATTGCATATTAGTATATCTGGATAACTTGATTTATTTACACTATGTCTTATTTAAAGTCCATACGTCTACTTTTAAATGATAGTAATGTTGTCAGAGAatgtttttgttttcgttAAAGTACACCAtacaattataacaaattttgtatgttATCTATTCCTAGGTTTTATTACCaaacagaatttaaaaatagccTTGCGTCAGTCAAGCTTCTCGTATTTAAGATGTATTAGACTcgtatttttgaatattttgtaaaacataACATTTATCATTCCTCAAACTATGATATATGACAATAActaactaattaaaattaaatgataacgACATAATTCAAATACGCTTATCGTCATGAGGATACTGCaagtgataaataaataaatgaacaagATCTTACACGTTGGTAATAGATATTAGAAACGATGAGTAATATGTTATCGTAATCTGTtctattctttaaatttttgttgcGATTCTCAAAAGGTAAAATGAGACACTTCACTGATGTTATGATCTCTTGTTTCACTTTTCAAGTACGTTCCATAACAACCAAGAAGGGAGGATTGACAAGTTATTTTAAACTAATATCCAGGCTTGGGACTAATCTGTATATCGATGTAAGCATAAATAATGAAGCCCAATATTAAAACACTGCTATCAGGCCTgcgtaatttttatacaattaatagaagataataatcattttacatagcgtctttttttttcttcttctttttttttcttttttttttttttttttttttttgttgcaaCTGTTAATGGTGTTAACACAGCCCATAGCCATATAGAGTAACCATACAGACgcttaaaacaaatttttcccgTACTGCAGcttttttaacttatttaacagaaaacgaaaaaagttTCCATTAAAAGActtttaaaatcaaattaaattagatcGACTCTCTGTTATTATACTAACAAAAATGTCATTTGTATAGAAATATCCTCAAATGTAGTATAATATGTCATTGTAGTAGAAAAGTAAATTGTGAtactaaacaaaatttttagcTTCTTAGATGTCCTTTGATCACTTTATCTCAAATTTTAGACATCCATCTTTGGCACAATATGTTAATTAAGCAGaaatagattatatatatatatatatataagtagaaaaaaagaataataaaacagcAAAAATGTGTACACTTTCCATCGCTACAAAAGTTCAGCATATAATCTGTcattatataatgaaaaactAAATAAACATGAATCgattcattatttaaattatagagTAGCATGGTTACAAACAAGTTCTCTTTAGAATTACTTCTAATTACTTAAATGTAGCAAATTCTATCagaagaacaaaaatgaaaggaaaagatgGAAAACAGAAAAGATTGAACAAGTGTTGAGATATTGTTTGCTAAACACAATGAATATGCATACATTGTTTTTATGTCtgacatttatatatatatatctatatatctatatatatacacacacacgcacacgcgcacacacacacacacatacaatACACACGATatgcatattatatacatatgtgtgtgtatgtgtatatgtatatatatatacatatatatatatatgtatgtatgatatatataagaaTGTATCTATGTACGTATGTGTATCATTAATGAAAGTAAATTATGACGATATCGTTACGATGATGAAATTCAGTTCAGTTGATTCAATATTAGTATAATCATAATTAAAGCACTTGCATGTGCATATTTGTCTCTAGCACTCACACATTGTCTTTTCACTAAGGGAAATAGAATACTTCACTTCACTCTCTAGATAACACTTTTGTACACAAAGCAGTatgtatctattttttttttttcttttcttttccttgtaGAACAAGATGTAAGAAGTATAACAGTTTCACAATTAACAGAGGAGCAGCAAAATAAACAGCTCAGTCCCAACTGGCGTCACTCTcaccctcttcttcttcctcctcctcgtcAGAGAACAtggtatcatatatataatcttgATCATGTAGGAACTCATCACGACTTCTTTTTCTTAGCCCCATTCTACGCTTCTTCGTTGTTAGGGCAAGTTCATCTTCTGTCGTTCTCTCCTTACGAAATTCGTAGACTAGtggataaatatattcaattgcAGCTTGGACAGCGGCAACATTGGGAGCTACAATGTACATTTCAATTTACccaataataaacataataattataagatcGTATACGAAAACAACATATTTCCTTATAGATTTTTACTTCAATCTTCatagataaaatatctatGAATGTTGTTTATGCCAAGGTATGGATATATTTACCAGCTGTCCTTCAGTGTTTATAATTGAATGTCATTCGTCCGTGTGTTACAAGTTGATTcttcatttcaaatttatgaATGAGACATTTTCTATTCTAAAACACACTTGCAATCTTTCATCCATAGCATTGCATAAATAACATTGTGTTaacgagatatttcatttacgatTGTAAAAGAACTAGTAATTCATTTAACGCAAACTTTGATCCAATAGTAAAACAAACCTGTTACAGTGACACTTccagtagaaaatattttcaatgtagCTTTTGGTTCTTTTAGTTTGTATGTGACACCAGGATGTAATTCTGGCTCATAACTAAAAAAAgcaaatacataaatatttttgactaTAATACATTATCGGTATAATAGATTATAAAAGGGTATAAATCAATATATCATTGTTAGTCGAATCAAGTCAGTTCAATCATTCCTGTACATCATATAGGTTTATTTAagcatacatatgtatacttaCTCTGCATTTTCTTTATGACATGATGAAAATGATGTTATCTTGATTGCAAATGGCATACAGCATGTACCCAGTACATTAACCACTCTATAATTGTTAAATCGTACTTTAAATCCAAGCTTCTGAAGTGAACGAGCAAAGCGGCGAGCTGCTATCTTTGCTTGAACTTCACTAGTTGCACCGGTACACGTTACCTTGCCAGAAGACCATATAGAAGCAGTAGTATATGGTCTCCTTAGTTTCATAGTAATCATCTACAACATGCATGCATATACTAAGAACATTGCCTATAAATgttattcaatatttcaaattatttaaaatctaaaaattatatttaaaacctAAAGATCAAGAAAGTTCAGCTAGAAAGTTTCATGTAGTCTtgaaatgtatgtatatctcgCTTAAAATTGAACTATTAcatattctgatatttttaatttaatatatattaaagcaTAGTTATATTCTCAAGtaggaattaaaatattattatattaaaattatactaagATCATTCTTATTATCATACAGATAATGTATCTTATATAATCTAGGAATGGGATAAAATCAAGGAGCGCACCATTTTACTAAACAATTAGTCATAATCTTTTACTGTTAATTACAAAAACCTGAAAgccaaatgtaaaatatttatgattaatttataacaaataactttatatgctCTTCACATCTTGTTAACGTTGATACTTTAACTCTtgttactttaatttttaatattttttaataatttttattcactgcttaaaaaaaacattgtgaattttattaaagtatgTAAGCGTTCTagtaatgtaatttaaattttctgcaTAGAAACATTgaacagaaattaaagatataaaaattaatcttacaTCACAATCAAGtatattaagtataattaatatgctACAAAtgtaaggaaaaaaaaaaaaaaaagaaaagaaacaagacTGTTTCAACAAAACATACCCCATTCTCTCTTCTATATTCCACATTAGATCCATTTAGCGCAATTTCTCGTAAATTTAAATGACACCTAACGCTGAAGCTGCAAACTACATTATTGATAACGATATCCAATTCACGAGGTTCTTGTTCATGAGGCTCCATGTAAGGTTGGATCTGTCCATCAAATATCCtctcatctttttcttctttacatATGTTGGTATTGTCTAAATTCTTTACATCCTCTACGTGATTTATTGATGTGTTTGTTAAAGGTTTCATGCCATTCTTTTGAATAGCAGTTGCCATAATATATCCCTAtggaaaaacaaataaaaaggaaaaagaaattgagatTACCATTATCCTTTGTATATAATCTAACATAGAAACATTGATTAGTAGCGTTACATCACTTATTACTTTATACAACATGGCATTTcgttttatgatttatgaaataattcttaaacgATAAAGTcctggttttttttttttttttttcataaaagccaattttgtttgatttaaGTACTGgggaataaaatatctatttgttGTATcactaaattaaaaaaattactgaTTAATTAAGGTAACATCGCCGTTTGTTATGCCATTaattatcagaaatattaataaatattgtatcatttaaattatttgtaattccGTCAACTATTATGTAAATCAATATATACTTTAATCTCAAATTTAATGTTAGGGGTCCGCAGTtcctaatttaaaaaattttaagtttGTATCCCTCAATTTTCAATgacttttcatttatattgAACACCCAAAACATAAGAAGCTCAAAAAATTCATACAAAAACAATAACTGAAAAATACGGTACTTCTGAAAAAAATGGttttatatagtaaaatagaGCTTCAAGTTTCTTTctctaaaaatttaaataattaataatgacattttatgtaaaacaACATGATGTAAAGTCGTTATTGCCGATGTTACCTCACTGGAATGATATATGATAAGTATGCAGATACatcctataaaaaatatatcaattttaattcagaAAGATAATGAATTTCCGGAGGaagttaaattgaaattctacgaaattgttttaaaattactacAAGTGAAACATAGCGGAAATGCGCAAACATTTAAAAGACACGATGTTTATAGAAGCACGCGaacgtttaatgaaaattttcgtgAGATGTATTTCAAAAATGCTGAGAAATGTTCGAAAGGTTTTCTCGGATGTTTGATGAGGTGACAGtaagaaaagatgaaaagcACAATTGCTATTCCTTATAGCGTTAAATGACTATAGTACTAAATTAGAAGATTAATATCTCGATCAACAGCGGCGAACAAAATAGAAATCGCACCCACTTGTGCCTATGTTATatgcttttttattaaagataacTTCTTTGTTGACAAGTGCCAGGAGAACGCAAAGTTAGCTCAATAATCACTGCCATTGTTTTCGGCCATCTTCACTAGACTAGCTACTGATCAAAGTCACGGACGCGGCAATGATACATAAAAGAGAATACtcattgataaaatatagccGTGTAATCTTCctggtatatttttaaattttccaccaACTgttaaattctatataaatttatatatgttacatcTTCTTCAGTAAACTGtataagtatttaaataaatattatattttctatcttattGTATGTTAAgtatcgaaatgaaaatattaccaatgaatttaaatattgctaCCTGGAACTTCCCTAGATTTTTTCTAGAACTTAGATGCCGATGTTTCATAAGATCTtcgcctttcttttttttttttctttttttgttcaattaattaaaagacaaatacataaaaatgattaataatgaagaaaatatttttacataacctattgtattttctaatacTATAACAATTTGATTGTAACAaatcaattatatatacatatacggaTTAATCTAGGCAGTTGTAAATCGATATCGTGAAATCTATACTTAATAGCAGTTTTCGTCAATATCAAACTACTGTTCATGCAGTTAATATCAAAAACTATTttcaaaaagagaaaatggcCAGGTGCAAGAAAtataaaggaatattttattaatcaacacgtatatttaataaaattacgagtataataataatagtagcaataaataataataataataatagtatagtagtagtaataaacttagaataataataataagcttTAGAAcggttttattaaaattactaatCATCGCAAAAAGCGTAAGAACTAAGAACAAGCCGTGGGAAACTTTCACAATGTATACGATGTAATTGTCATTTGCGTGATGTAAGTGCCGCAACCACATTTGCGGGATAGTGTAAAACCATGGACATTGTAGAACCTACCGCAGTGTAAagtttatacaatttcaaataattccaaCAAATACTACAACAGTTCGATTTGCATTTAATGCTGGATCTTTATGAAGCAGTATAAtcaattataatcttttttttacgCAATTTTAAACTAAGTCTACCAattaaatcgaagaaattgacATTACATCTTCTAGTAATGGCAAATAATggtataataattgtttattgcAACGTAATCGTCAATAAAAACATCACGGATCATGGTTgcttatagaaaatataatcgtGTTTTAGAGGATAATAAAAGCGATGGTTCGGCTGAAATCGAGGGTGAGAATGAGAatgatgaaaatgaagaagcGGAAAAGATTCTTATCATAGATCCTGATAGCGATGttcgtttttattattcctttaCTACTAACTTCATCAATAACAACTTGAAAGTTTATAAtgacataatttatatatatatatatatatgaaatgaaattgatatatatatatatatatatatatatatatatatatatatatatgtatatataattacttcaTTAATGTTCTAGGAATTAGATTTCAATCATTCGAGACtaacaaaattagaaaatttggaaCCATTGAGGAAGATACATAGATTGTGTTTTACGTGGAATCtgataaagaaaattgagaaCCTTGATACACTTACAACTTTGGTCGAGTTAGAATTAAGAGATAATCAGATTGTTGTTATAGAGAACTTAGATGCTCTTGTAAATTTGAAGTATGTTACTACATTCcgtataagtaaaataaaagttacattttcctttagtaaatataataaatagtaaatttatcaaaataatatccTAAATTTCTTGGACATAAgcaaatattgtattttcagACTTTtagatttatcttttaatcgtATTAAGAAGATAGAAGGATTGGACAACCTattgaatttacaaaaattatacctGTCGTCAAATAAGATTCAGTGCATTGAGAATCTGTCACATCTAAAGAACCTTACAATCCTCGAGTTAGGTGACAacaaaataagagaaataattaatcttgaagcgcttgaaaatttaacaagTTTGTTCcttggtaaaaataaaatagcaaagatagaaaatttggGCTGTTTACAAAATCTTCAGTTATTAAGTCTTCAAAGCAATCGCATtatggaaatagaaaatttagacGAATTAAAGAATCTTGATCAGTTGTATTTATCTGAAAATGGAGTAACATGCATCCGAGGATTATCAAATTGTACAAAAGTAACAACTTTTGATCtagcaaataataaaataaaaaagattgaaaacaTTGAACATCTTGAAGATTTAGAGGAGTTCTGGGTAAGAATATGATTAAGAGttgtatatgcatatttaaatactattcGATACTTAATGTATTTTCCAGATAAACAACAATGAAATTGAGGATTGGACTACTGTAGAAAATTTAGCagttaataagaaattacagACGGTGTATTTAGAGCATAATCCTATTGCCAAAGATCCAaattacagaagaaaaattaaactgtTGCTGCCATGGCTCGTCCAATTAGATGCAACACTTTGCAGATAGACAATATTGTTCTGCAAAGTAGACCTCTTTGATAATTCTTGAAACTGTACCTATCGATACTGTTGCCTATCTCCTTCTAGtgttactttaaaaaattatgtatgtacaatTCTATCAATgagaagtataaaataattatgtctTTTTAACTAGAAATGCATTcctctttttacattttattagcAATCTTGTTGATATCACATTGTTAAACGACTGAAATTTGTCATTGCTTtcaacaagaaaataatataaacgcTCAAGGATAAttgttttcataatttgtaCAAAACCTTTCGAAGTAAAAATTTGGGAATAGCATCGTCTTTATACCTTCATATGATTAtacagtataaatatttttcttattttacttaaattgTGGGTACATTGACCtgttctataatatttaatattttgaggAACTTCTCTATATTGTTCTCTTATTATCGAGAAAACTTTAATATGTCttgatacaataatttttaaaaattgtacggaACTTTAATTGGAAGatgttcaatatatttatacgagaATAGTAGCATAAGCAATAGAAGGAATTATTGAACAGTAATTGTGTGAAGACATTGTTGAAactaaattgttttaaaaccACATACTTCAATTTCTACttgtaatatattcgtaacaGAATACTCaatgtatttatttcgtatttcagTGTATTGTAAGGTACATGACTACTGCAGAATCTTTACTAcgttagaaaattacaattacattcTCATTTGATTAACATTTTGGGCAACACACAGTACAGGACAAAAATAAGTGGATAAGGTAGGGGAAATAGGTATCAATGATGTTTCATTTCATACGGATTGTTTGCACAGAAATATAAacgttaatttcaattatttaccaACTAATGTAGCTTGATCAAACCTCATTGATAGTTCTACCGTCtgtccatttatttttgtccCCAGCTGTATACCCTTTCATTAAATAACATAACATCTTTTACTGCAATTTGTACTGCTTATTGATATATACATGTGAAATATATTGAGATTATgtaaatacgtatttattaaGCGACTTACATtcataaacattattattatttccatcaAAAGTCTTGATCATCGTGGCAATTTTTACTTGAATAACAAATCGTTGCaacatttattgaaaattattttactgaaTTCATGGATAGGACATTTCCACGAACTCTcgcaataatttaaatgattttacatttaaaaaatttgcgaaCATGTACGAGCGCATAGAATAAATTAGATATGTAAAGAACAGaaaattttgctaatttttaTGAATCGTTACACtctgatatatgtataaatatgatacACACTAATGGTTCCATTAAGATCTAAGCATGTACAGAACTacgatattgttatttaattattgtatttagaTTTTCATTGTACGCTCATACATtcactatacatataatttgaaatatatatatttgagtgataattacaaatgataataattatgtatcaaaataattttggatGTCTACGAATTTCAGTacagttattaatatttaagatataatatatgcaaaagaaatgtgatatatattaattttgattacatCCTGTTTCTTGCccatattattacatttattccATTCTAGACTTAAAAACTTGTAGAATTTAATTAGTACAACTGTtcctaaaattattatttttaatgtaaatatataaaatgaactCGAAACATTATTGCCGGTCCAagttaaaattgtaaattgaatttttgttcttaaaaaaaagaattttataatatattttcttatttttttttttttttttttataatacttctGTTAGATAAGCGACGAAAGGTACATTTAGATCATTCAATAGAATATAGACAACAATTAAGTTGATTGGTACTCTAACATCTAATTATTCGCATTCTTTTCATTCCTTGCCCACCCTTGTATTCCATTTGTATGTCATAgtgaaggaaatgaaaaaaagcaTCGAATTTTGTTTCAGGACACAACTTTCATTTATAGCATTTATTTATGCTATGTGATAATTTTTGACcggtgaatttaaaaattacccCCAAATTCCTAGATCCAACATTGATCATTATTTATCTCATATCTTCCTTCCCATGTACACACGTACTATGCAGTGCTGACGACACAAGAGGCCACAGAAGCAAGGAAGTTACTGCTCTCTATCGTTCGCCGTTATGCGttactgtattattttatttgtgtatatatagCAGTTTCGGCCAATACGCGTACTCATTCTCTTCTACGACTGTGTtgaaaatatcagaaatagCCAGATCCGTATTCCTTTATCGGTGAATCTGTCGATGTATGACGCCTTCATGGATTTTGACGAAacctttttaattactttgttATCATGTAAATGTAGTATGTAACgagaaaaatgatgaaaacGGGCAGTCAGGCCTCAATGACcttgaaaaacataaaatatcctTCCAAGATTAAACTTCGCTCCGGGTTACCACtttttttacaagttttttttcgtattttctgaCAGTACTCGACGAATAGAGACGAAATATAATGGTTCTCGGTCTAGGCATAAATGTTTGaaacttatttaaaatttcatactcTGAGCCTACTGTATGGATTACACTGTTCTA
This genomic window from Bombus pyrosoma isolate SC7728 linkage group LG4, ASM1482585v1, whole genome shotgun sequence contains:
- the LOC122566507 gene encoding TATA box-binding protein-like 1; translation: MATAIQKNGMKPLTNTSINHVEDVKNLDNTNICKEEKDERIFDGQIQPYMEPHEQEPRELDIVINNVVCSFSVRCHLNLREIALNGSNVEYRRENGMITMKLRRPYTTASIWSSGKVTCTGATSEVQAKIAARRFARSLQKLGFKVRFNNYRVVNVLGTCCMPFAIKITSFSSCHKENADYEPELHPGVTYKLKEPKATLKIFSTGSVTVTAPNVAAVQAAIEYIYPLVYEFRKERTTEDELALTTKKRRMGLRKRSRDEFLHDQDYIYDTMFSDEEEEEEEGESDASWD
- the LOC122566580 gene encoding protein phosphatase 1 regulatory subunit 7 isoform X1 gives rise to the protein MANNEDNKSDGSAEIEGENENDENEEAEKILIIDPDSDELDFNHSRLTKLENLEPLRKIHRLCFTWNLIKKIENLDTLTTLVELELRDNQIVVIENLDALVNLKLLDLSFNRIKKIEGLDNLLNLQKLYLSSNKIQCIENLSHLKNLTILELGDNKIREIINLEALENLTSLFLGKNKIAKIENLGCLQNLQLLSLQSNRIMEIENLDELKNLDQLYLSENGVTCIRGLSNCTKVTTFDLANNKIKKIENIEHLEDLEEFWINNNEIEDWTTVENLAVNKKLQTVYLEHNPIAKDPNYRRKIKLLLPWLVQLDATLCR
- the LOC122566580 gene encoding protein phosphatase 1 regulatory subunit 7 isoform X2, producing the protein MELDFNHSRLTKLENLEPLRKIHRLCFTWNLIKKIENLDTLTTLVELELRDNQIVVIENLDALVNLKLLDLSFNRIKKIEGLDNLLNLQKLYLSSNKIQCIENLSHLKNLTILELGDNKIREIINLEALENLTSLFLGKNKIAKIENLGCLQNLQLLSLQSNRIMEIENLDELKNLDQLYLSENGVTCIRGLSNCTKVTTFDLANNKIKKIENIEHLEDLEEFWINNNEIEDWTTVENLAVNKKLQTVYLEHNPIAKDPNYRRKIKLLLPWLVQLDATLCR